A DNA window from Candidatus Liberimonas magnetica contains the following coding sequences:
- a CDS encoding nucleotidyltransferase domain-containing protein: MAKRTIIRAKDLLFKLFRERDISLEKVVVFGSYAKKTARPDSDLDIIVVSRAFRDKDIFKRVELASGISGSLVHAMNKPIDLMFYSDKEWESGSSIIMNTAKHEGLVFSK; the protein is encoded by the coding sequence ATGGCTAAAAGAACAATTATAAGAGCGAAAGATTTATTATTTAAGTTATTCCGAGAAAGAGATATATCATTAGAGAAAGTAGTGGTATTCGGATCTTATGCAAAAAAAACCGCCCGGCCCGACAGTGATCTTGATATAATAGTTGTCTCAAGGGCCTTCAGGGATAAGGACATATTTAAGAGGGTGGAACTTGCAAGCGGAATAAGTGGAAGCCTAGTTCATGCAATGAATAAACCAATTGATTTGATGTTCTACTCTGATAAAGAATGGGAAAGCGGTTCCTCAATAATAATGAATACAGCCAAGCATGAAGGGCTGGTATTTAGCAAATAG